From a region of the Mercurialis annua linkage group LG1-X, ddMerAnnu1.2, whole genome shotgun sequence genome:
- the LOC126670833 gene encoding uncharacterized protein LOC126670833 gives MVQQTTNELPTLKIYWDGTILSTPGGVYYVSSKSELVELTSVVNFAQLQVVIRRVIGLHDADEIVKIYLRVPRFDEHGRFQKYDGFPVETDVHMEAMWRNVSRTPQMMVLEFYIVYNPLSQVRAEFADVDDCADVDDCADIDDGDDFSDEDEEEEHFYGAVADDNEDDDDDDIGSENGDGTHGENVVGESEQNTDHFESRLPHEYTHQNVDDMRVNMNLWPKENAIWEAGKEFELGMVFSSRYAVQTCATSYHIAANKEYKSSRTTGKTVVLVCVNNDTCNRRLRASLLKGEIYWMITRYNGPHQCSGQSMNQDHRNLRARQIAEHIDTQLHLQRLDTKKTWYAKKKAIANRFGQWDDSFKEICNFMTNVTVAYPRTVWHATGTPIENNPQFRTFKHMFWTYEPMVKGFQYCKPVVYIDGTHTYGKYEMTLLIASAIEGNNHIMPIDFAIVKSETAASWRYFMRMLKRYVLGERKVFIISDRGSGIMSAMEGPEWAGDTHKWCIRHLVSNFHNAFKKKYLKKLAEKAGRAYQEHKRDRYISLIEADSPEGYAYLNRLDVTKWRMSGDTSGMRHELKEFIEKRIWKNSLDSRLDQSSVDSFLRSLRILALIANSDFFLLVVGSKVSELCQNRTRSQLFLLPFIVPKFKGKTLKNGLIFALDRFYWAVCAHRIETWENKSKTHTASQFNVAQKVFNVLTQCDNVRHKGGNTQQVRLLDGTCTCGNFQQWKIQCSHAIAACNQYGENYRDYISWYYKCEYGILAWSSVSFEPLRNRKRWITSTEILFVPNREWMRKKGRPVESMRQNEMDQTFRDRRNSNYCRRCLTYGHNLSSCPSRVQ, from the exons ATGGTCCAACAGACGACAAATGAGCTGCCAACCCTAAAAATTTATTGGGATGGTACAATATTATCGACTCCGGGTGGAGTTTATTATGTTTCTAGTAAATCAGAATTGGTTGAACTGACGAGTGTAGTGAATTTTGCACAACTACAAGTCGTAATTAGAAGGGTAATTGGGCTGCACGATGCTGACGAGATAGTGAAGATTTATCTACGAGTGCCTCGGTTCGATGAACATggaagatttcaaaaatatgatgGTTTTCCTGTGGAGACAGATGTTCACATGGAAGCAATGTGGCGTAATGTTTCGCGGACGCCACAAATGATGGTACTTGAGTTTTATATTGTGTACAATCCGTTATCTCAAGTACGTGCAGAGTTtgcggatgtagacgactgtgcggatgtagacgactgTGCGGATATAGACGATGGTGATGATTTTAGTGATGAagatgaggaagaagaacactTCTATGGGGCCGTTGCTGATGACAacgaggatgatgatgatgatgacatcGGTAGTGAGAATGGAGATGGCACCCATGGTGAGAATGTCGTTGGTGAGTCGGAACAAAATACAGATCATTTCGAGTCGCGCCTTCCTCATGAGTACACGCATCAGAATGTTGACGACATGCGTGTCAATATGAATCTGTGGcctaaagaaaatgcaatatgGGAAGCTGGCAAAGAGTTTGAATTGGGGATGGTTTTTAGTTCGAGGTATGCTGTCCAGACATGCGCGACGAGTTATCACATTGCAGCTAATAAAGAATACAAGAGCAGTCGAACAACTGGTAAAACAGTAGTTCTTGTGTGTGTGAACAATGACACTTGCAATAGGAGGTTGCGTGCGTCGCTTTTAAAAGGCGAGATATATTGGATGATAACAAGATATAACGGCCCCCACCAATGCAGCGGCCAATCAATGAACCAAGACCATCGCAATTTAAGAGCGCGACAGATTGCTGAACACATCGACACGCAATTGCATCTGCAAC GCCTGGATACAAAAAAAACTTGGTATGCCAAGAAAAAGGCCATTGCAAACAGGTTCGGACAATGGGACGACTCTTTCAAGGAGATTTGCAATTTTATGACGAATGTCACCGTTGCTTATCCCAGGACAGTCTGGCATGCTAccg GTACACCAATTGAAAACAATCCACAATTCAGAACTTTCAAGCATATGTTTTGGACTTACGAGCCAATGGTGAAGGGTTTTCAGTATTGCAAGCCTGTGGTGTACATCGACGGCACCCACACATATGGAAAATACGAAATGACTTTGCTGATTGCTTCTGCAATTGAAGGGAACAATCACATCATGCCGATAGATTTTGCCATTGTGAAGTCGGAAACTGCCGCATCATGGAGGTATTTCATGAGGATGTTGAAGAGGTATGTTTTGGGTGAGCGAAAGGTGTTTATCATATCTGATCGCGGCTCCGGTATTATGAGTGCCATGGAGGGGCCTGAGTGGGCGGGTGATACCCACAAGTGGTGTATTAGACACCTAGTGAGCAACTTCCATAACGCCTTCAAGAAAAAATATCTCAAAAAGCTTGCTGAAAAAGCTG GACGCGCATACCAAGAGCATAAAAGAGATCGGTACATTTCATTGATAGAGGCGGATTCACCAGAGGGTTATGCGTATCTTAACCGCCTTGATGTTACAAAATGGAGAATGAGCGGCGACACGTCTGGAATGCGGCATG AATTAAAAGAGTTCATTGAGAAGAGAATATGGAAAAACTCTTTAGATTCCAGGTTAGATCAATCGTCAGTTGATTCCTTCCTTCGATCGTTAAGAATTCTTGCTTTAATCGCCAATTCAGACTTTTTCCTCCTTGTGGTTGGTTCCAAGGTCTCTGAGTTGTGTCAAAATCGAACTCGCAGTCAGCTCTTCTTATTACCTTTTATAGTCCCCAAGTTTAAAggaaaaaccctaaaaaacgGACTGATTTTTGCTCTTGaccggttctactgggcag TCTGTGCCCACAGAATTGAGACTTGGGAAAATAAGTCAAAGACTCATACGGCTTCACAGTTCAACGTGGCACAGAAGGTTTTCAATGTCTTGACCCAGTGCGACAATGTAAGACATAAGGGTGGCAATACACAGCAAGTTCGTCTACTGGACGGGACATGCACCTGTGGAAATTTTCAACAGTGGAAAATTCAGTGCTCCCATGCGATAGCTGCCTGCAACCAATACGGAGAGAACTACCGTGACTACATTTCATGGTATTACAAATGCGAGTATGGAATCTTAGCGTGGAGCTCTGTTTCATTTGAACCCTTACGGAATCGAAAGCGTTGGATCACTTCCACTGAAATTCTATTTGTTCCTAACAGAGAGTGGATGAGAAAGAAGGGTAGGCCGGTTGAGAGTATGCGTCAGAATGAAATGGACCAGACATTTAGAGACAGGCGGAATAGCAACTACTGTAGAAGATGTCTTACATATGGCCATAACCTTAGTTCATGTCCTTCGAGAGTTCAATGA